GACTACTGGTCTGTCGGTGGATGGCTCACGGCTGACTTGTGCGAAAAAGTGGGCGTGGCCCTCCGCGCCGACTACGTGAAGGACAACGACGGGTTCGCCACTGGCGGAGTGGGTCCTGTGGCGGCTTTTCGATTCCCGGCCAATACCGGGCAAAATCTTCTGAGCGTCACCTTCACGGCCAACTACAAGCTGCATCCAAGCCTAAAACTACAGCCAGAGATCCGGTATGACCGGACTTCACTCAGTGGCGGCTTCGACGGCGCCAACAGCCGCTGGATTGGCGGCATGGGCGTCTCCTACTCGTTCTAAACCTGTCCCCTAAAACTCAAACCTTGGTAAACCTGAAACTCCAATCCCCACAGTAATCCCCTCCATGAAAACCCAGAAAATCCTCGCCGCGCTTGCGGCCCTCGCCCTCGGCGTCACCGCGCAGGCGGCGGAAAAAGTCAAAGTCGGTGTCCTCCATTCGCTGTCCGGCACCATGGCCATCAGCGAAACCTCGCTCAAGGACGTGCTGCTCTTCACGTTCGACGAGATCAACAAGGCCGGCGGCGTCAAGGTCGGCGGCAAGAACGTGCTCATCGAGCCCGTCGTCGTGGACCCCGCGTCCAACTGGCCGCTGTTCGCCGAAAAGGCCGAGCAGTTGCTCGTGAAGGACAAGGTTTCCGTCGTATTCGGCTGCTGGACTTCCGTCAGCCGCAAGTCCTGCCTCCCTGTGTTCGAGCGCAACAACGGGCTGCTCTTCTACCCCGTGCAGTATGAGGGCGAAGAGTTGTCCAAGAACATCTTCTACACCGCTGAAGCCGTGAACCAGCAGGCCGTGCCGGCGGTGGATTACATGCTCGCGGAGGGCAAGAAAAAGTTCTTCCTCCTTGGCTCGGACTACGTCTATCCGCGCACGACCAACAAGATCCTCAAGCAGTATCTGAAGTCCAAGGGCATCCCGGACTCGGACATCGAGGAAATCTACACGCCGTTCGGCCACACGGACTACCAGACCATCGTCGCCTCGGTGAAGAAATTCGCCGCCGGCGGCAAGGCCTGCATCATCAGCACGCTCAACGGCGACACCAACGTGCCGTTCTTCAAGGAGTTCGCCAACGCGGGCCTCACCTCGGAGAACTGCCCGGTCGTCTCCTTCTCCATCTCGGAGGATGAGTTCCGCGGCCTGCCCGCCAAACAGCTCGTCGGCCACCTTGGTTGCTGGACCTACTTCATGTCCATCAAGTCCCCGGAGAACACCAAGTTCGTCGGTGACTTCATGAAGTGGATCAAGGCCCCCGTCGTGACCGGTGTGGACTACAAGGTGACCGGCATCGATGCCAAGGGCCGCGTGACCTGCAGCCCCATGAACCTCTCCCGCATCGGCGTGTATCTCTGGAAGCAGGCCGCTGAGAAGGCCGGCACGTTCGAGGTGGACAAGGTCCGCACCGCGCTCATCGGCCAGAAGTTCAAGGCCCCCACCGGCGAGGTCACGATGCAGGCGAATCACCACCTCATCAACCCGGTGTTCATCGGTGAAACTCTCGCGACCGGACAGTTCAAGATCATCAAGTCGCTCGGCGCGGTCGCCGGCGAGCCGTTCAGCGAGAAGTTCCTGACGAAGAAATAGGTTGTTGTTGTTTGACTGTTAGTTCTGCGGGGAGGCGGGCGCGTGCATTCGCCCGCCTCCCCTTCCAACCAGAAAGAGACAGCCCCTCGCCAACTCGTCGTGATACCCAGCCCCGTCCGCCCGGCGACCCAAACTGCCGCTCGATTCCTCCTGCTCTGCATCGTCCTGTTGGTTCAGCTTCGCCCCCTTACCGCCGCGCCCGTGCCGGCCCCTTCCCCGCATCGTGCCACGCTCATCGAGGCATTGCTCACAGACGATGCCGGCAAGCAGATTGACTTGGTCAAGAAACTCGTGGACGCGGGAGCCGACCCGATTGTCGAGCAGGCCCTCTCCGCGTGGCGGCAGGGCGGCGTCTTCATCTACGAGACCAACGACACCCGCACGCCTTTCATGCTCGACGCGCAGACCGACGGCGACGGGCTGGCGCGCGCCCTGCGCTTGTCCGATGGCGAACAACTGAAAGACCCCGCCGGCAAGCCGCTCAAGTTCGCCGCCAACGACCTGACCGCCGTTGACACCACCTCGAAGCTCCGCAAGGCCATCAAGACCACGCTCGACCTCTTCTCGCTCGGCAATCCAAATCCGAAAATGCGTCGCGATGCCGTGACGAAGCTGGGCCAGGAACAAAACGCCGAGTATCTCCCCTTCTTCGAGGCCCGCCTGCCCAAGGAAACCGACAGGGAAGTCCGCCGTGCGCTGGAGGAAGCCGTCGCCCTCACGCGTATTGCTGACGATGACCCGAAGGTCCGCGCGCCCGCCATCCGCCGGCTGGGCGAGCTGCGCTCCATCAACTCGCTTCAATTTCTCCAGAAACTCAAAAAGGACGCCAAGGCAGACACCGCGAAGTTTGGCCAGGAGACGCTTGAATCCGTCCGCAAGTCCGTCGCCGACATCGAATTCTATATCTCGATGGGCAACCTCTTCGGCACCGCCTTCCGTGGCTTCAGCCTCGCCGCCGTGCTCCTCGTCGCCGCCCTCGGCCTGGCCATTACCTTCGGCCTCATGGGCGTCATCAACATGGCGCACGGCGAACTCATCATGGTCGGCGCCTACACCACCTACGTGACGCAAAATCTTTTCCGCGCAAAATTCGGCGGCTCGGGTGCGGGCTTCGATGCTTACTTCATGGCCGCGCTCCCGTTGGCATTTCTGGTCTCGGGTCTCGTGGGCCTGGCACTGGAACGCGGCGTGATCCGCTTCCTCTACAAGCGCCCGCTGGAATCCCTCCTCGCCACGTGGGGCGTGAGCCTCGTGTTGCAGCAGGTGTTCCGCCACATCTTCGGCGCGGCCAACGTGCAGGTGAACTCGCCGACTTGGTTGAGCGGCAGCTATGTCGTGCATGACGTGCTCTTCGCCTACAACCGCATCTTCGTCATCGGCTTCGCGGTGTTCATCGTGCTGGGCACCTATCTGCTGCTCACGCGCACCAGCCTCGGCCTGCAAATCCGCGCGGTGATGCAAAACCGCCAGATGGCCTCCGCGCTCGGCGTGCGCACCGACCGCGTGAACATGATGACCTTCGCC
The Verrucomicrobiota bacterium genome window above contains:
- the urtA gene encoding urea ABC transporter substrate-binding protein, which translates into the protein MKTQKILAALAALALGVTAQAAEKVKVGVLHSLSGTMAISETSLKDVLLFTFDEINKAGGVKVGGKNVLIEPVVVDPASNWPLFAEKAEQLLVKDKVSVVFGCWTSVSRKSCLPVFERNNGLLFYPVQYEGEELSKNIFYTAEAVNQQAVPAVDYMLAEGKKKFFLLGSDYVYPRTTNKILKQYLKSKGIPDSDIEEIYTPFGHTDYQTIVASVKKFAAGGKACIISTLNGDTNVPFFKEFANAGLTSENCPVVSFSISEDEFRGLPAKQLVGHLGCWTYFMSIKSPENTKFVGDFMKWIKAPVVTGVDYKVTGIDAKGRVTCSPMNLSRIGVYLWKQAAEKAGTFEVDKVRTALIGQKFKAPTGEVTMQANHHLINPVFIGETLATGQFKIIKSLGAVAGEPFSEKFLTKK
- the urtB gene encoding urea ABC transporter permease subunit UrtB — protein: MLDAQTDGDGLARALRLSDGEQLKDPAGKPLKFAANDLTAVDTTSKLRKAIKTTLDLFSLGNPNPKMRRDAVTKLGQEQNAEYLPFFEARLPKETDREVRRALEEAVALTRIADDDPKVRAPAIRRLGELRSINSLQFLQKLKKDAKADTAKFGQETLESVRKSVADIEFYISMGNLFGTAFRGFSLAAVLLVAALGLAITFGLMGVINMAHGELIMVGAYTTYVTQNLFRAKFGGSGAGFDAYFMAALPLAFLVSGLVGLALERGVIRFLYKRPLESLLATWGVSLVLQQVFRHIFGAANVQVNSPTWLSGSYVVHDVLFAYNRIFVIGFAVFIVLGTYLLLTRTSLGLQIRAVMQNRQMASALGVRTDRVNMMTFAFGSGLAGMAGACLSQIGNVGPSLGQSHIVDCFMIVVLGGVGNLVGTVCASLGVGVTDQILQPWLGAVLGKITVLAGIILFLQWRPAGLFAVRTRSLEG